The following are encoded in a window of Miscanthus floridulus cultivar M001 unplaced genomic scaffold, ASM1932011v1 fs_585_1_2, whole genome shotgun sequence genomic DNA:
- the LOC136532345 gene encoding single-stranded DNA-binding protein WHY2, mitochondrial-like, producing MLRLSRFLPSASRRGFDLKESLWSGSLTFQQAVSTSAANLDENLSGKKYASYTVFKGKAALSIHPILPSFSKLESGGSRVSRNGSVMLTFFPAVGQRKYDYTKKQLFALSPTEVGSLISLGPAESCEFFHDPSMKSSNEGMVKKSLSITPLGCDSGYFVNITVVNSVEKTNDRLSVPVTKAEFSVMRTALSFALPHIMGWDQALTNHHPAPPAISKPRVERPHPGSEWER from the exons ATGCTGCGGCTCTCCCGTTTCCTCCCCTCCGCCTCCAG GAGGGGTTTTGATCTAAAAGAATCTCTTTGGAGTGGTTCATTGACATTCCAACAAGCTGTTTCAACTTCAGCAGCAAATCTTGATG AGAACTTGTCTGGCAAAAAGTATGCAAGCTATACCGTGTTCAAGGGAAAGGCTGCACTTTCTATACATCCTATACTGCCAAGTTTCAGCAAATTAGAA TCCGGAGGATCTCGAGTGAGCAGAAATGGATCAGTAATGTTGACCTTTTTTCCTGCTGTTGGACAAAGGAAGTATGACTATACAAAGAAACAG CTCTTTGCCCTGTCACCTACTGAAGTTGGAAGCTTGATAAGTCTTGGGCCTGCTGAATCCTGTGAATTTTTCCATGACCCATCCATGAAATCAAG TAATGAAGGAATGGTGAAAAAATCGCTGTCGATCACTCCACTTGGCTGTGACAGTGGATACTTTGTTAATATAA cTGTTGTGAACAGTGTAGAGAAGACTAATGATCGCCTTTCAGTCCCTGTCACAAAAGCTGAGTTTTCTGTGATGCGCACAGCTCTGAGT TTTGCATTGCCGCACATCATGGGTTGGGATCAGGCTTTAACCAATCACCATCCAGCTCCTCCAGCTATCAGCAAGCCCAGGGTAGAGCGTCCACACCCGGGTTCTGAATGGGAAAGGTGA